The Candidatus Binatia bacterium DNA segment TCTTCACGCGACACTGGGCCGCACTTCGATGTATCCTCATCTGACCCACTCGCGTCATGGGGCGAGTAACGTCCCCAGTTTGTCGAGGACTTCCGACACCGTGGCGCGCGACAGCTTGCACTCATGCGTAGCTTTGCGTGCGGCCCAATCCAGATTCTTGACGTGGTCCGACAGCACAACGCCGGACACCTTCAATCCCGACGAAATTGCCACCTCAAACGGATAGCCCTTGGCTCGACTGGTGATGGGGCACAAAAGCGCCAGCCCCACCTTCCTATTGTAGGCCGCTGGCGACACGACGAGGGCCGGCCGACGCCCCGCTTGCTCGTGTCCAGCCTGCGGGTT contains these protein-coding regions:
- a CDS encoding type II toxin-antitoxin system PemK/MazF family toxin, which encodes NPQAGHEQAGRRPALVVSPAAYNRKVGLALLCPITSRAKGYPFEVAISSGLKVSGVVLSDHVKNLDWAARKATHECKLSRATVSEVLDKLGTLLAP